Below is a window of Halarcobacter anaerophilus DNA.
AGACAGATTACGGCAATTGTTATAACAAGAGCACTTAAAGATACTTTTTGAAAAAATATACCTCCTAAAAGTCCTCCTATAAAAGTTCCGAAATATCCGCAAGCATTAAATATCCCAAGGACTAAACCTCTTTGGTGAACTTTTGCAAATTTTGAAGCAAGTGATTGCATAATAGGTTCATGCATATTAAAACCGATAAAGAAGATAACAACTCCGACTACAAAAAAAGCGGCACTTGAACTAAATCCGATAATCAAATAAGAAATTGCAAAAAAGATAATTCCCAAAGCCAATATCTCTCTGAATTTTCCTTTTTTCTCTGCAATAATAGCAGCAGGTGCCATTACTAAAAAACCGCAAATCATTGAAGGTAAATATACTTTCCATAAATCACCCATTTCCCAATGAAAAGTTTTAATCAAAATAATAGGAATAATCATAAAAGCAAAAGTCATTAAACCTTTTTGTAAAAAGTTTGTAATATTCATTTTGATTAGATTTTTATTTGTAATTGCTTGAATAAACTGTTTATCGCTAGGATACGAGTGTATTATTTGAGGAGGATTTGGAACAAACTTAATCAAAATAAAGATTGAACCAAAAGCAATAACTGCTGTTAGATAAAAAAGAGATTCAACACCTGCAAAAGTACTGATTGTAGGTCCTAAAACCATTGCAGCGGCAAAACTCATTCCTATTGCCATTCCCATAGTTGCCATTGCTTTAGGTCGTTGTTCTTCTTTTACTAAATCACTGATTGTTGCAGTTACAACCGCGCCTATTGCACCTGCACCTTGTAAAAATCTTCCTAGCATTAGAAGTAAAATATCATCTGCAATAGCGCAGAAAATTGAACCGATACCAAAAAGAATTAAACCTGTAATTATAGTACCTTTCCGTCCTAGTTTATCACTCATTATTCCAAAAGGAACTTGGAAAATCATTTGTGTTAAAGCGTATCCTCCAACTACGATACCTACTAAAGTGGTATTCGCACCGTGAAGATCTAAAGCATAAACCGATAAAACTGGAAGTACTATAAAAAGTCCGAAAAATCTTAAAGCTATAATTGAGCTAAGTGGTAAAATAGATTTAATCATATATAATCCCGTAAGTTAAATTAGGGAAAAATTATATAGCAATAAAGTTAATATTAGAGTTAAAAGGAAAATTATGAAAATAGTTTTAGCTACAGGTAATAAAGGAAAAATAGCTGAGTTTGAAAAATTACTTCCAAATGATGAAGTTGTCTCTTTTAAAGAGTTAATAGGTGATTATGAAGTTGTAGAAGATAAAGATAGTTTTAAAGGTAATGCAATAAAAAAAGCAAAAGAAATTTACGAAAAAATTGCCGATGAAAATATAATCGTAATATCTGATGACAGCGGAATTACTGTTCCTGCAATAAATAATGAACCTGGGGTTTATTCAGCAAGATATTCGGGTGAAAACGCAACAGATAAACAAAACAATACAAAATTAATCTCAAAATTAAAAGAGAAAAAGTTGGAAAAAACAGAAGCATATTATACGGCTTGTATAGCAATAGTATATAAAAATGAAGTTTATACGGTACACGGTTGGATGTACGGAGAAGTTATTCCAAAAGAGCTAGGAGAAGGAGGGTTTGGTTATGATCCGATGTTTATACCAAGAGGTTTTGATAAAACTTTGGGAGAACTTCCTTATGAAGTAAAAAAAGAGTTTTCTCACAGAAGCAAAGCTTTAAATCTGGCAAAAAAAGTGTTGGATGTGATTTTATAAAAAGGTTGAGTTTTAAAGCTCAATCTTTTTAAAAACTCTTACTTTGTAATCAAGAGCTTTAACACTTAAAAAAGCAGTAAATTTTTCATCCTCTTTTTTTATTAAAGCTAAGATTTCAAAATTATCGTTTTTTATTTGAATTTTGTCAACCATTTCCAAAGATTCCATACTTTTTATATACTCTTCTAAAAATCTAAGATGATTTTTTGCCTGAATATAGTTATATTGTTTTAAGATATTTATTGATGTGATATTTTTTGTTTCAAATATTTTTACGGCTAATAAAGAGAAAAGTAAAATTAAAATCAGCGTTGAAAAAAGGGTAAAAGATTTTTTCATAATCCAAATTCCCAATTTTGTTTTATTTTTTTATCTAAAGTAATGTTAATATTTAGGTATTTTGGCTCTTTTTTCATACTAAAAGAAGTTACATCTTTAAGTAAAATATTTTCATTTATATATAAAGTTTGGTTTTCATATCTTAATTTATTGATTATTTCAGGTAGATTTTTTTCTATAATTATTTTAGTCGAGTTTAAATCCAGTTTTAATATTGCAAGCTTTTCATTCTCTTTTTGTGTAAATAAGAACTCTTTTGTAAGCATAGAGGTGGAGATTAAAACTATAGAAGAGATAAAAATTACTAAAATCAACTCAAATAAAGAGAAAGCTTTAATTAATCTCATATTTTATCAACTTTGTTTTTTCATCTTTGTATTTTATCTCTTTTACTGAAATTTCTTTTATTTGGGTTTCATTTATAAAAACTTGAATATCTTTTGAGGAGTTTGTAAAGTTATGTGTATAGTTTTTTTTATTAAATGAGTTTTCTATTTTGTTTAAAGAGTTAAACTCTTCATCAAAATTGTCATAGTAGGAGTATTTTATAAATCCTACTACAACAAGACTTAGCAAAACAATACTAAGCAGAGTTTCAAAAAGAGTAAAGCTACTTTTTACCAATTTCAACTGCTTTGTTATGGGCAGCTTCGATAGCTTTTATCATATGGCTTCTTACGGCACCTTCTTCTATTTTTGCAACACCTGCAGCCGTTGTTCCTCCTGGACTCATAACAGAATCTTTGATTATTGCGGGGTGATTATTTTCCAAAAGTTTTGCATACCCTTCAAAAAGACCTTGAACTAATTCATTACTTATTTTTCTGTTTAAACCTGCTTTTACGGCTCCATCACTTAAAGCCTCTGCAATCAAACATAAAAAAGCAGGACCGCTTCCGGCAACCGCAGTTGCTATATCTAGTTCTTTTTCCGTATCAACCCAAACAGCTTTTCCAATATACTCAAAAATTTCATGAGCTAATTTTTTTACCTCTTTGTCTCCTGTTAGGGTAGTTGCCGATTTACTGACAGAAGCAGCTACGTTTGGCATTACTCTTACATAATATTTTGATTTAATCTGTTTTCTCAAACTCTCCAAAGAGGTACCCGCTAAGATTGAAAACAGGATATTTGCTTCTCCTTCAAGTCTTGCCGCAACACTTTGCAAAGCATAGGGTTTTACGCAAAAGATTACGTTTTTACCGTTTATATCTTCTGCATCTTCCAACTCTTTAATTTCAATAGCGGGAATTAACTCTTTTACTTTTTTTAATTTGTTAATATCTCTTCCTATAATTTCAACTTCAAATTTTTTAATCAATCCTTTAGCCAAGGCTTGAGCCATAAAACCGTTCCCTATAAGTGTAAGTTTCATATATTTCCTCTTATTTTTAATTATTTTTGATATTATAACTAATCTAAAATATTAGGTCAAAAAAAGTAAGAAAATAGCAAGGTTTTATTAGATAGAATAACTGTTCTAAGATAAAAAAGGACTGATTGATGGGTAATTACGTAAAGTTTAGAAGTCTACTTTTTGCAGTAGCTTTGGTTTTTGTGTTTTCGGCTTGTTCTCAAAAATCCGAAAAAGTAAAAGAGTTTGATAAACCGGCACTGTATTGGTATAACAAAATGATTAAAGAGATTAGTACCGGATATTTGGAAGATGCAGATGACACTTATATCTCTCTTGAGAGTGAACATAGAAATTCACCGCTTCTCTCAACAGCACTTCTTGTTTTGGCAAACGCTCATATTGATGAAGAAGAGTATGAATTAGCGAATTTTTATTTAGATGAGTATATAAAAAGATATGCCCTTAGTAAAAATATTGATTATGTTAGATATTTGAAAATTAAAGCAAACTTTCAAGGTTTTGCTTATGATTTAAGAGATCAACAATTAATAGAAGATACTATTGCCCAAATAGAAGAGTTTAGAAAAAGTTTTCCAAGGTCTCCGTATACACCTTTGGTTAATACAATGAGTGCAAGACTTTATATGGCAAAAGCAAACTTGGATAAAGAGATTGCTGATCTATACAGTAGATTAGACAAACCCGAAGCAGCAAAATATTATAATGAAAAAGTAAAAAAATCATGGGTTAACCCAAAAGAGATAGAACCTGTTGAGGTTCCTTTTTATAGATACCCGTTTGAAAGAAATCTTTTTTAAATAAAAATTAGGAGTTTAGATGGAATTAGAAAATTATGATTCTTTTCCACAGGAGATACCATTAATTATAGAAGATGATATCTTCTTATATCCATTTATGATTGCACCACTTTTTTTGAGCAATGAAGAGAATATAAAAGCAGTGGAAGATGCAATTGAACAAAATAAATTAGTAATTGTAACAGTAAGTAAACCCGGACAAGAAGGTAAAAGAGAAAAAGAGAGTTTTTATGATGTCGGGGTAGTTGGAAATATTATGAGAAAAGTAAGTCTTCCTGACGGTAAAGTAAAAGTGCTTTTCCAAGGATTGACAAAAGGTGAAATCAAAAATTTTAGCGAAGATAATCCGATTTATGCTTTTGTTGACAGATTAATTGATGAAGAGTATTCACAAGAGAGCGTTAACTCTATAATTGATGTTTTAAGAGAACAAGTTAAAAAACTTTCTAGAATAAACTCGAAATTTCCTGTTGATTTGATAAAAACAATTGAAGAAAATGATGATGCAACAAGAATTGCGGATTTGATCTCTTCTGTTTTAAGAGTTAAAAAAGAGGATGCCTACAAACTCTTTTCTGAAAGAAATGTTGAAAAAAGACTGCTTGAAATAATCGAAACTATAAAAAAAGAGATAGAGAGTTTTAAAATACAAAAAGAGATTACCCAAAAAGTAAACTCTAAAATAGAAAAAACTCATAAAGATTATTTCCTTAAAGAGCAGATAAAAGCAATTCAAAAAGAGTTAGGTACGGATAATCAAAAAGATGTAGAGATAAAAGGTTATAAAAGAAAATTAAAAAAATTAAAACCTTTTATGCCAAAAGACGGTTATAAAGAGACAAAAAAACAGATTGAAAAACTATCAAGAATGCATCAAGATTCGCCTGACAGTGCCCTTTTACAAACATATGTCGAAAATGTTCTTGATGTTCCTTTCGGAAAATATTCAGATGAAAAAATTTCTGTTGAAAATGTAGAAAATCAATTAGATCACGACCACTACTCTTTGGAAAAACCAAAAGAGAGAATTTCTGAATACTTTGCCGTAAAAGAGATGCTTGAAGAGAGAAAAATCGAGAGCTTAAAATCTAAAGGTACTGTTTTATGTTTTGTAGGACCTCCGGGAGTGGGTAAAACTTCTTTGGCAAACTCTATTTCAAAAGCCTTAAAAAGACCTCTTGTTAGAATTGCCTTAGGTGGAATGGAAGACGTAAATGAATTAAGAGGTCACAGAAGAACATACGTAGGTGCAATGCCCGGAAGAATAGTAAAAGGTTTAGTCGATGCAAAAACTATGAATCCCGTAATTGTACTTGATGAGATTGATAAATTAGGAGCAAATCATAGAGGTGATCCAACGGCAGTTATGCTTGAAGTTTTGGATCCTGAACAAAACAATGATTTTAGAGACCTTTATTTGAACTTTGCTATTGATTTATCTCAGGTTATTTTCGTAGCAACTGCAAATGATGCCAGAAATATTCCCGCACCTCTTAGAGATAGAATGGAATTTATAGAGATGTCGTCATACACTCCAAATGAGAAATATCATATTGCAAAAGATTATTTGATACCTCAAGAGCTTGAAAAACACGGTTTAAAAAGAAGTGAAATAGTTCTTTCAAAAACAACAATAGAGATAATTATTTCTAAATATACAAGAGAAGCCGGAGTTAGAAACCTAAGAAGAGTTTTTGCAAAACTTTTTAGAAAAGCGGTAAAAAAACTTCTTAAAAATAAAGATTTGAAAAAAGTATCTATAAATACAAAAAATCTAAAAGAGTATTTGGATAATCCAATTTTTGAAATTGATCCTGCAGAAAAGAAAAACTCAATCGGAGTTACAAACGGTCTTGCTTGGACGGCTGTCGGCGGAGACGTTTTAAAAACCGAAGCTGTAAAACTAAGAGGAAAAGGAATTTTAAGCGTAACCGGTAATATGGGAGATGTAATGAAAGAGTCATCAAAAATCTCATATTCGGTCGTAAAACTTTTAATTGATAATAAAAAATTAAAAATAGATAAAAAAATAATTCCTCTTACGCAAAAAGAGAAAGAAGAAAAAGTCGAATTAGAACCAAGTGAAGTCTATAAAAGATTTGATATACATCTTCATATTCCTGAAGGTGCTACTCCAAAAGACGGACCAAGTGCAGGTATTACCATGGCAACGACAATTGCTTCAATTTTAAGTGAAAGAGAAGTCCGTTCTGATATCGCTATGACGGGAGAATTGACTCTTACGGGGAAAGTACTGCCTATTGGTGGATTAAAAGAGAAACTAATAGCAGCTTATAAAGCTAAAATGAAATTGGCATTAATCCCTAGAAAAAATTTCCAAAGAGATTTGGATGAAATACCTTCTGAAGTAAAAGAAGCGATGCAAATCAAAGCTGTAGATACTATAGAAGATGTTTTAAAAGAGGCATTAGTCTAAATAGATGGGAAGAGGGGCAAGAGACAGTTTAGTAGTTAATAACTTCTTTACTTTTGCCTCTATTGTCATAATTACAATTACCCTTACACTTTATACAAAATATATTCGAAATGATTCAGATAAATTAAAAATCAAAGAGCTTCAATGTCAAAAACAGAGTTATACAAAAGTTACACTTTTTAATCATAAACTCTTAAAAAAATCAATAAAAGCTTTAAATAAAGGATATTATAAAGTTGAAGGGGCATACTTAAAGTCTCAAATCAACAAGTCTATAATAGAAGATGTAATCTCACTTGAAGAGATTGAAAAATATTATGAAACTTTAATAGGAGTCGAGCCTAAAAAAGAGATTGAAAAGTTTCTAAAAATTAGATTTGAGTTAGTTGAAAATGATAAAAGTGATAAAGAGAGTAAGGAAAAAGAGCGTTTTAAAGCAGGTACTTTGATAACCTCTTTTAGAATAAATTCAAAAGAGCTGTTGCGATTTGAGAGTGATTTTAAATTTATGTATAAAAATGCAATTAAACAAAGAGTTGATTGTTCTATGAAGGTTTATAAAAATTATGTTAAAAACTAAAGATTTTACATTAACAAATATTGTTATATTTATTACCGTGATATTTTATCTCTTACAGATAAATATGAATTACGGTGCTTTATATTTTGGACTTAATATCTATTTTACCGAAGGATTGTTTTTTTGGCAACCTCTAACTTCTATGTTCGCCCACGGCGGATTTGGACATATTGCTATGAATATGTTTGTACTTTATCAGTTTGGAAATTTAATAGAGAGATTCAGAGGTAAAAAAGAGTTTTTCTTTGTCTATTTCCTTGGCGGAATTTTAACTTCACTTTTAAGTTATTTGTATATCTATTTTTTAGATAATCAAGTAAATTTAGTAGGAGCATCAGGAGCAATTTGTGTTCTTTTAGGATATGTAGCATATTTTGATAAGTTTCAAAGAAAAGGTATAATAACTTGGATTTTGATTATCTCGGTTGCACCTATTTTAATTGGATTGCCTATAGCTTGGTACTCTCACTTTATAGGACTTGCTTTAGGATTTATTTTTGGAGTTATTAGAAAACTGACTCACTAAACTCACTGTTGGGGCATGAAATATGTCACAACAGACATTACAACTAAAACTACGGCAATTCCTATAAAAATATCTTTTAATTTAACGGTCGGATTTAGTATCCCGCAATAAGGACATCTTCTTAGTTTAGGTTTGATCTCTCTCTTACAGTTTCTACAAGGTTCTAACTTTTCTATTTTAAATCCTTTTTATTTTTTCGATTATAACTAAATCTCTCTTGATAAAAATAGAAATTTTTAAAATAATTTCATAGTGCAATTATATTGCAATTTGAAATATTTTAAGATATAATTAGAGAATGTTTATTCACCTAGACCTTGATTGTTTTTTTGTATCGGCTCATAGAACTTTGGATAATAGTTTAAAAAATATTCCTGTTGCGGTGGGAGGAAGAAGCAATTTGAATATTTTTTCAAGCCAAAAAGAGGTTCGTAAGATCAGCCAAAACAGCGGTGCTTTTGTTAGTACTATTTTAACTAATGAAGGAAATAAGACTTTTAAAGACTATTTTGTCGATGAAAACGGAAAGATCAGAGGAATTATCACTACCTCTTCTTATGAGGCAAGAGGTTTTGGAGTAAAAACGGCAATGAGTGTAAATGAAGCCTTGCGTTTATGTCCTTCTCTTAAAATGATTCCTCCTAATTATCCTTTGTATCATGAACTTTCACAAAAACTTTTTAAACTTTTGGAA
It encodes the following:
- a CDS encoding MFS transporter — its product is MIKSILPLSSIIALRFFGLFIVLPVLSVYALDLHGANTTLVGIVVGGYALTQMIFQVPFGIMSDKLGRKGTIITGLILFGIGSIFCAIADDILLLMLGRFLQGAGAIGAVVTATISDLVKEEQRPKAMATMGMAIGMSFAAAMVLGPTISTFAGVESLFYLTAVIAFGSIFILIKFVPNPPQIIHSYPSDKQFIQAITNKNLIKMNITNFLQKGLMTFAFMIIPIILIKTFHWEMGDLWKVYLPSMICGFLVMAPAAIIAEKKGKFREILALGIIFFAISYLIIGFSSSAAFFVVGVVIFFIGFNMHEPIMQSLASKFAKVHQRGLVLGIFNACGYFGTFIGGLLGGIFFQKVSLSALVITIAVICLIWIILILTMANPSKRKTLYVPLDRDSKENSDKLNDISEIDEWYINDTEQTIVVKYDSEKINEEVILNTLKA
- the rdgB gene encoding RdgB/HAM1 family non-canonical purine NTP pyrophosphatase, with the translated sequence MKIVLATGNKGKIAEFEKLLPNDEVVSFKELIGDYEVVEDKDSFKGNAIKKAKEIYEKIADENIIVISDDSGITVPAINNEPGVYSARYSGENATDKQNNTKLISKLKEKKLEKTEAYYTACIAIVYKNEVYTVHGWMYGEVIPKELGEGGFGYDPMFIPRGFDKTLGELPYEVKKEFSHRSKALNLAKKVLDVIL
- a CDS encoding pyrroline-5-carboxylate reductase is translated as MKLTLIGNGFMAQALAKGLIKKFEVEIIGRDINKLKKVKELIPAIEIKELEDAEDINGKNVIFCVKPYALQSVAARLEGEANILFSILAGTSLESLRKQIKSKYYVRVMPNVAASVSKSATTLTGDKEVKKLAHEIFEYIGKAVWVDTEKELDIATAVAGSGPAFLCLIAEALSDGAVKAGLNRKISNELVQGLFEGYAKLLENNHPAIIKDSVMSPGGTTAAGVAKIEEGAVRSHMIKAIEAAHNKAVEIGKK
- a CDS encoding outer membrane protein assembly factor BamD, which gives rise to MGNYVKFRSLLFAVALVFVFSACSQKSEKVKEFDKPALYWYNKMIKEISTGYLEDADDTYISLESEHRNSPLLSTALLVLANAHIDEEEYELANFYLDEYIKRYALSKNIDYVRYLKIKANFQGFAYDLRDQQLIEDTIAQIEEFRKSFPRSPYTPLVNTMSARLYMAKANLDKEIADLYSRLDKPEAAKYYNEKVKKSWVNPKEIEPVEVPFYRYPFERNLF
- the lon gene encoding endopeptidase La; this encodes MELENYDSFPQEIPLIIEDDIFLYPFMIAPLFLSNEENIKAVEDAIEQNKLVIVTVSKPGQEGKREKESFYDVGVVGNIMRKVSLPDGKVKVLFQGLTKGEIKNFSEDNPIYAFVDRLIDEEYSQESVNSIIDVLREQVKKLSRINSKFPVDLIKTIEENDDATRIADLISSVLRVKKEDAYKLFSERNVEKRLLEIIETIKKEIESFKIQKEITQKVNSKIEKTHKDYFLKEQIKAIQKELGTDNQKDVEIKGYKRKLKKLKPFMPKDGYKETKKQIEKLSRMHQDSPDSALLQTYVENVLDVPFGKYSDEKISVENVENQLDHDHYSLEKPKERISEYFAVKEMLEERKIESLKSKGTVLCFVGPPGVGKTSLANSISKALKRPLVRIALGGMEDVNELRGHRRTYVGAMPGRIVKGLVDAKTMNPVIVLDEIDKLGANHRGDPTAVMLEVLDPEQNNDFRDLYLNFAIDLSQVIFVATANDARNIPAPLRDRMEFIEMSSYTPNEKYHIAKDYLIPQELEKHGLKRSEIVLSKTTIEIIISKYTREAGVRNLRRVFAKLFRKAVKKLLKNKDLKKVSINTKNLKEYLDNPIFEIDPAEKKNSIGVTNGLAWTAVGGDVLKTEAVKLRGKGILSVTGNMGDVMKESSKISYSVVKLLIDNKKLKIDKKIIPLTQKEKEEKVELEPSEVYKRFDIHLHIPEGATPKDGPSAGITMATTIASILSEREVRSDIAMTGELTLTGKVLPIGGLKEKLIAAYKAKMKLALIPRKNFQRDLDEIPSEVKEAMQIKAVDTIEDVLKEALV
- a CDS encoding rhomboid family intramembrane serine protease, whose amino-acid sequence is MLKTKDFTLTNIVIFITVIFYLLQINMNYGALYFGLNIYFTEGLFFWQPLTSMFAHGGFGHIAMNMFVLYQFGNLIERFRGKKEFFFVYFLGGILTSLLSYLYIYFLDNQVNLVGASGAICVLLGYVAYFDKFQRKGIITWILIISVAPILIGLPIAWYSHFIGLALGFIFGVIRKLTH